CCCCTCGGCTGGGGCGCCCGGTTCGACCGCGCCGAGGCCGCGGAGGTGTTCCGGGCCGCGTTCGACAGCGGAATCACGCTCTACGACACGGCCGACGCCTACGGCACCGGTACGGCGGAGCGGCTCATCGGCGAGACCCTCTCCGGCAAGCGCGACCAGATCACCATCGTCTCCAAGTGGGGCAACACCATCGACGAGGAGGCCCGGCAGCTCACCGGCCAGAACGCCACCCCCGGCTACCTCCGCGAGGCCCTGACGGCCTCCCTGCGCCGCCTGCGCACCGACTACCTCGACCTGTACCTGCTCCACCTCTCCGGCCTCCCCGTGGCCGAGGCGGAGGAACTCCTGGGAACCTTGCAGGACTTGGTGACGGAAGGAAGCATCCGCGCCTACGGCTGGTCCACGGACGAACCGGAACTCGCCGCCGCCTGGGTGGGCCAACCCGGCTTCGGAGGCGTGGAGTTCGAGATCAACGTGGTCCACGACTCACCTGCCATCGTCGCGCTCTGCGAGCAGCACGGCCTGCCCGGCCTGGCCCGAGGCCCCCTGGGCACCGGCCTGCT
Above is a window of Streptomyces sp. DT2A-34 DNA encoding:
- a CDS encoding aldo/keto reductase, with translation MTNQRRTLVTGGPEVSALGLGTWALGGPSAAGDQPLGWGARFDRAEAAEVFRAAFDSGITLYDTADAYGTGTAERLIGETLSGKRDQITIVSKWGNTIDEEARQLTGQNATPGYLREALTASLRRLRTDYLDLYLLHLSGLPVAEAEELLGTLQDLVTEGSIRAYGWSTDEPELAAAWVGQPGFGGVEFEINVVHDSPAIVALCEQHGLPGLARGPLGTGLLTGAHPEGSRITDEQDFRRRSPDWLNYFRDGYPVPELARALESVRQILTSGGRTLAQGALAWLWARSPSLIPIPGARTVAQVRENAAAMEHGPLTADEMREIDALLTAG